The DNA window GCGACGACCCATAACTGGGTGGGGGCCATCATGTAGCACTGCCCGTTCGGTGCACGACCTGTCAGCCGGATGTCACCGACACCGAGCATCCGTTGCGCCACAGCGCCCAGCCGACGCAGAGCCTTCGGGTCCGCCCAGGCCGACTGTGGCAGCTTGCCGCCGATCATGCCCATCAGCCGGGTGGCCGCGACCGCTTGCAGATCGACGGTCCACTGCAGCAGTCCCGGGATTTCGACGTGCATTGATTCCGGTCCTGTCCAGGCGACGTCGATATCGCATTGCACAGCGTCATTGGGGGTCGCCGAGCTGAAATACCTTGCGCAACTTTGTTGTCCGGGTGTGGTGGCGTAGAACGTCCAGTTGCAGGACGGGTCGCGGTGCCACACCGAGACGTACGGCGGTGCGAATGTCGTCGCCGGAATCTGTCGCATGGCCAGGTAGTGCCCGTTGGCAAAGGGCAGGCCCATGATTCCGAATCCGACGAACCGCTCGTCGTCGCCGGGAGGTAGGACCGGGTCGGCCAGCACGGCAGCCACGGCATCTCGGGGGGTGGTGTGTTGTTTCGTCATGCGCCAATAGTGTTCGGCGCCATGGCCTCACGACATGAGGCGTCTGCCTCAAATCAGGCGACTGGTTGCTGCCGACGGACCGCGGTGCGGATCGGCTGATCGGCATCGATCTGGATACTCAGCACTTCGGCAGTGCCGTTGATGGCGCCGACCATGATCGTCGTCAGATGTGCGATGAACTTGTCAGCCGGCATCCGTCGGGGGCTGTCGTCGTCGGCGCCCAGCCACCAGTCCGTCGCCGACGCCGCAGTTCCGAAGATTGCGAACGCCGCCAGTTCGAACGCTTCCGGTTCCGGCGCCAGGTCTTCGAGCTGGGTGCTGATCATGTCGGCGATGGCGAGGGTGATCTCACTGCCCTTGTTGACGGCCGTCATCGCGGCCGCCGACTGGTCGGCGAACCGACCCTGCAGCAGGAACCGCACCACGTTCGGGTGTTTTTCGACGAGTTCCACGTAGTGCTCGACACCACGGCCGACGATCTGGCGCGCGGAGTCCGTCTGGACGTCGACCGACGGGATGATCGCCGCCCACAACATGTCGCGCATCCGCTGACCGATCTCGGAGAACATGTCGGACTTGTCAGCAAAATGTCGGTAGATCTTGGGCTTGGCGGTACCGGCCTCTTCGGCGATCTCGCGCACGCTGACATTGGGGCCTAGGCGATCGATTGCACGGAAAGCCGCGTCGACGATTTCCGAGCGCACCTTCTTCCGATGCTCACGCCAGCGCTCACTGCGGGCGTCCACCTTGACCCCCGGCTCAACGCTGGAATGTGATCTGGACCCTCGTCGCACCCGATCACTGTACCGCCCAGACACCGCTGACCTGCTCAGACCGGGCCTGACTCGCATTAATTACCAATGTATTAGGGCAGTTCGCTGGATGAGAGGGGTGACCACAGTTTGGGTATTCTCTCTGCGATAGGCGATTGAAGAGACGAGGACGATGACGCAGCGTTACGACCTGATCATTGCAGGTGGCGGGCCTTCTGGCGCCGCAGCGGCGTGGCAGGCCGCGCAGACCGGCGCAAAAGTGGTGGTCTTGGACAAGGCCGAATTCCCCCGCGCCAAACCCTGCGGCGATGGGCTCACCGCCCGCGCCGTCAGCTACCTGCAGAAGATGGGCCTGGCCGACGAGGTGGCCACCTACCACCGGGTCAACCGGGTAACGGTGTTCAGCCCCTCGCAGTGGGAACTGTCCTTCCCCAAGCGCCCCGGCATGCCCGACCACGGGCACACCGTCAGCCGCGAGCACCTGGACACCGTGCTGCTCAAGCATGCCGAGTCGGCGGGCGCTGAGGTCCGCCAGAGCGCCGAGGTGGCGGGCCCCGAGCTCGACGCCACCGGGCGCGTCGTGGGCGTGACGCTCAAGGGCGGCGAGAAGGTGTACGGCGACGCCGTCATCGCAGCCGACGGCGCCTATTCGCCGATCAAGCGGGCGCTGAAGATCGACTCGGAGTACAACGGCTACCAGGCCATCGCGATCCGGTCGGAGATGCACGCCAACCGGGCCGATTCCGACAGTCTCGACATTTACCTGAAGCTGGCTTTCCAGGGCGACCAGCTGCCCGGATACGGCTGGGTGTTCCCGATGGGCAATGGGGTTTTCAACATCGGCCTCGGCTATGTGAACAGCTACAAGAACTGGCAGTCGATCAACGCCACTCAATTCCTCGGCGAGTTCCTCCGCACGCTGCCTGCCGACTGGGAGCTGCCCGCGATCGAGGAACTGAAGAAGAACAAGAGCGTGCGGGCGTGGCGGCTGCCGATGGGCTTCACCGCATGGCCCCCGTGGCGGCCCGGCGTACTGTTCACCGGCGACGCGCTGGGTGCGGGCAAGCCTGCGTCCGGTGCAGGTATCTCCAAGGCGCTCGAATCCGGGCTCGCGGCAGGCGAATGCGCGATCGCGGCGCTGCAGAATGGTGGCCCCGACGACTTCACCAATTACGCGCAGCGCATGGAGGCGGCGTGGGGTCGCGAGTATCGCCGCGGCCGCTACTTCCACAAGCTGCTGGGACAGCCACGGCTAGCCAGTGCCGGCGTGAAGCTCATCGACAACGCCGGGTTCCGCGACCGAATGCTCAAGGCGCTGTACAAGAAAGCCCAGGGACCGCAGCACACGCCGAAGTAGTCGCCGAGTGATGGGTTATGTCACGGTCCCGCCCAAGAAAGCGTGACAATGGCCGACCCTCGGCATGCGTCAGCGACGACCACGGCCTGGCTTGCGCGCGACCTTGCCCGCAGCGGCGCGGGCGGCCTGCTTGGCGAGGGTCTTCTCCCGTGCGGTGCGTTTCGGCACTGGCTCTGCCTGCGCGCGTGACGAACCAGGTTTGCGGCCCCGCACAATCCCGATGAAGTCCTCGACCAGCGCGGACTGCGGCCCTTCCGGGACGGCGAGCGCCACCGGGCAGGTGGGCGCGTCGACGATCGGACGATATGTGAGGTCTCTTCGGTGATGCAGGCGTGCCAGCGACTGCGGAACGATGACCAAGCCGCTCCCTGCGGCGACGAGTTCCATTGCACTCTCGGTGGTTTCGGGCCGGTGCTCGACCGGGACGCCGGGAGCGTCCGGCCAGTAGACGACATGGTCGAGTGGGATCAAGATCGGCTCGCCGTCGAAGTCCGCGGCGGTGAGTTCGTCGGCTGCGCTGAGGACGTGATCTTTCGGTACGACAGCCACTGTGGTCTCTTCGTAGAGCGGAATGACCGCCAGTCCGGATGTGTCAGCCGGCAATCGGAGGACCGCCAAGTCGACGCCGCCGGTTCTCACTTCGGCGGCTGCATTCGCCGCCTCGATGGTCCGCATCCGCAGCGGCACGTCGGGGTGGCGCTCCGCCCAGATCCGAGCCCACTTCGCGGGCGTCCCGCCGGGGACGTAACCGAGGGTGAGCGCGGCGGGCATCGCATCAGGCTACCGATAAGCTTGTTCCATGAGCAGGCCGAATGCGCAGTCCATGAAGCCCGCCACGGCGGCGAAGAAGCTGGACGTGTACCTGCCCGCGAC is part of the Mycolicibacterium tusciae JS617 genome and encodes:
- a CDS encoding TetR/AcrR family transcriptional regulator, producing the protein MRRGSRSHSSVEPGVKVDARSERWREHRKKVRSEIVDAAFRAIDRLGPNVSVREIAEEAGTAKPKIYRHFADKSDMFSEIGQRMRDMLWAAIIPSVDVQTDSARQIVGRGVEHYVELVEKHPNVVRFLLQGRFADQSAAAMTAVNKGSEITLAIADMISTQLEDLAPEPEAFELAAFAIFGTAASATDWWLGADDDSPRRMPADKFIAHLTTIMVGAINGTAEVLSIQIDADQPIRTAVRRQQPVA
- a CDS encoding NAD(P)/FAD-dependent oxidoreductase, which codes for MTQRYDLIIAGGGPSGAAAAWQAAQTGAKVVVLDKAEFPRAKPCGDGLTARAVSYLQKMGLADEVATYHRVNRVTVFSPSQWELSFPKRPGMPDHGHTVSREHLDTVLLKHAESAGAEVRQSAEVAGPELDATGRVVGVTLKGGEKVYGDAVIAADGAYSPIKRALKIDSEYNGYQAIAIRSEMHANRADSDSLDIYLKLAFQGDQLPGYGWVFPMGNGVFNIGLGYVNSYKNWQSINATQFLGEFLRTLPADWELPAIEELKKNKSVRAWRLPMGFTAWPPWRPGVLFTGDALGAGKPASGAGISKALESGLAAGECAIAALQNGGPDDFTNYAQRMEAAWGREYRRGRYFHKLLGQPRLASAGVKLIDNAGFRDRMLKALYKKAQGPQHTPK
- a CDS encoding LysR family transcriptional regulator substrate-binding protein, with product MPAALTLGYVPGGTPAKWARIWAERHPDVPLRMRTIEAANAAAEVRTGGVDLAVLRLPADTSGLAVIPLYEETTVAVVPKDHVLSAADELTAADFDGEPILIPLDHVVYWPDAPGVPVEHRPETTESAMELVAAGSGLVIVPQSLARLHHRRDLTYRPIVDAPTCPVALAVPEGPQSALVEDFIGIVRGRKPGSSRAQAEPVPKRTAREKTLAKQAARAAAGKVARKPGRGRR